Proteins encoded together in one Eubalaena glacialis isolate mEubGla1 chromosome 7, mEubGla1.1.hap2.+ XY, whole genome shotgun sequence window:
- the LOC133094803 gene encoding large ribosomal subunit protein eL37-like, with translation MTKGTSSFGKRRNKMHTLCRRCGSKAYHLQKSTCGKCGYPAKRKRKYNWSAKAKRRNTTGTGRMRHLKIVYRRFRHGFREGTTPKPKRASVAASSSS, from the coding sequence ATGACGAAGGGAACGTCCTCGTTTGGAAAGCGTCGGAATAAGATGCACACGTTGTGCCGCCGCTGTGGCTCTAAGGCCTACCACCTTCAGAAGTCGACCTGTGGTAAATGTGGCTACCCTGCCAAGCGGAAGAGGAAGTATAACTGGAGCGCTAAAGCTAAAAGACGAAATACCACCGGGACTGGTCGAATGAGGCACCTAAAAATTGTATACCGCAGATTCAGGCATGGATTCCGTGAAGGAACAACACCTAAACCCAAGAGGGCATCTGTTGCAGCATCCAGTTCATCTTAA